Below is a window of Halarcobacter anaerophilus DNA.
GTTTTACCGCCTGAAACAATACAATCTTTGCAAATAGTAAGAGACTCTACAGCATTAAGTTTAGCTCCTATTCAATCATTTGCAAATCCAAACGGTTCTACTCTGCAAGGTTTTATTGTAATAAAAACAAAACAACCTACACAAAACGGAGGAGGAATGAAATTATCATATGAAACCTTCAACACAAAAAAAGGAAATGCTTATTACGGAGGAAAAAGCGGAGATCTCTACTATATGGCAGCCGTAAACGGTATTGATACGGAAGGGAAAGACGGTTTTAATATGGCAAATGAAGGAGGAAGTGCTTTTTTAAAAACAGGTTTGGCAAAAGATGATTTTAATATTGAATTAAATGTTTTTTACTCAAGATATTTTCAAGAGATTCAAACAAACAACTCACCTCTTAGCGGAGCCTATGATGTTTATTGGAAATATGAACCTTTTGAAAATAGATTAGTAAGTTTATCTATGGCTAAAAACTGGTCTCAAAACCAAATAACAAATATAACTCTTTCACATGCAAAAGCCAGTTGGGATCATGACCAAGATACCACAGGAGATACGGACAGTTATTTTGTCGGTACCCAAAAAAATGATTCTATAGATATAAAACATACAATGAAACTATCAGATACAATCTTAAAAGTCGGTGGTCAGGCAATCTGGTATGATGCTCCAAACGGAGAATTATTTTATGAAGGAAGAGAGAGAAAAGAGCAAATTTACGGAGCATTTGTTCAAGCTGAGCATTTTATAAGTGATAAATTAGTTATTGATGAAGCCATTAGAATAGATAAAAAACATACCGATAAATTATATGAAATTTATGCTCCAAGTATGGAAGTAAATAAAAAAATAAAAATGGGTCTTTTACAACTAACTACCATTGACGATCAATGGTCAAAAGCCGCTGTTAATATGGCTTTGGGAGCTTTATATAAATTAGATGACAATAATTCATTGAGTGCAAAATTCGCATACTCTACATATTCACCTGTAGACGGATCTACAAATAGTGAAGGAGGCTCTTTAGAAGATGAAGAGCAATTTAAGTATGAAATAGGTTTTGAAAATGTATTAGGAAATCTTACTTCAAAAATGAATATCTTCTATTATGATATAAGAAATCTAAAATTTGCAGAATACGGTGTTTCTTTAGATAATCCCGTAACTTTTTATCAAGAAGATCAAAAAAGATGGGGAACAGAGATATCGTTTGACGGAAGAATTGATAATTTTAGCTATCTTTTAAATTATGCTTTTGTAAAAACTAATTATAAAGATGAAGAGATACCAAACCATTTAGTCTCTGCAAAATTGGGATATACTTATGAAAATATCACTTCAAATGTTTTAGTAAAATACGTAAGTAATTATGAATCTAATTTCTTGGTAAAAGACGGTTCATACCATGAAGTAGGAGATTTTACTACTTTAGATGCTTCTATTGATTATCATCATAAACTCTACAGTCATGATGCAACAGTTTCTGTATACGGAAAAAATATTACAGATCAAGAGTATTCTACAAAAGTCGGTTGGGAAAATGTAGGTTCAATTTTCGGCGTTAGTTATGCAATAAATTTTTAGAAAGCATAAAAGTGATACTCTTTTAATCAAAAAAGGTACTTTAAAATGAATATGAAAAAAGAAAAAAGAAAAACAAGTCCAAATGGATTTGACAAAATAGTCAGGGAAATTTTTGCACCTATTTATCCGGCAATTGCTAAACAAATTCTTGAAAAAACAAATTTAGTAGAAGGAAAATGTCTTGATGCAGGATGCGGAACAGGGGCTTTGGGACGAGCTTTGGCAAAATATAGTAAAATGGAACTTATCTTTTTCGATAAGTCCCAAGATATGTTGGAATTAACAAAAAAATACGTAAAAGAAGAAAAGTTAGAGAAAAGAAGCTCTTTTCTTCTTGGTGATATTCATAAAATCCCTTATGAAGACGAAAGCCTGGATTTGATAATAAGCCGTGGTTCAAATCCTTTTTGGGAGGATTGGGAACAAGCTTATAAAGAGATATACAGAGTTTTAAAAAAAGGCGGAAAAACTTATATAGGCTGCGGATTCGGCAGTAAAAAACTTTATGATGAAGTAATGGGAAAAATGAAAGAAGAAAATCCAAATTGGAAGCATCCTGAATTTGAAGATTTGCAAACAAAAAAAGAGAGCCTGCCTAAAATAATGCAGCAATTAAAACCTAGCAAATTTGAAATAATCGACAATGAAAGCGGCTTTTGGCTTTTTATGGAAAAATAAAGGAAAAGATGTGATTGATACAATTAAACTCTATATGGAGTACAGTATAATGGGAGTTTTAGCCTTTATGAGCTTTTTAACTCTTTGGTTTACTTTAGAAAGATATTTTTTTCTTTCTAAAGTAAAAATAGAGGAGTTTAAAAAAAAGGGAGAGTTAGAAAATACCCTGACGAATAATCTTACAACCATATCTACTATAGCTTCAAATGCTCCATATATAGGTTTATTCGGTACTGTATGCGGTATTATGATTACCTTTTACAAGATTTCCGAAAGTTCAAACTTTGATACAAGCAGCGTAATGTTAGGTCTTGCTTTGGCGTTAAAAGCGACTGCTTTTGGTATTTTAGTAGCTATTTTTGCAACTATCGTTTATAACGGTCTTGCTAGAAAAGTTGAAGTTTTAATGACTAAATGGGAAGATTTAAATGAGAATTAAAAAATTTGACTCAATGAATGTTATCCCATTTATTGATATTATGCTTGTATTGCTAGCTATTGTGTTAACTTTTTCAACCTTTATAGCACAAGGCAGAATTGAGCTTACCCTGCCAAAATCAAATACTACCGAGCAAGTAGATATAAAATTAAAAGAGATAGCAATAGATGCAAAAGGACAAATTCTTTATGAAGATGAGGTTATTGAACTAGATAAACTAAAAGAGGTTTTGGAACAATTGCCTAAAAATACGAATATCTCTTTAAGAGCTGATGAGAATACTCCTTTTAAACTCTTTGTTCAAGTAATTGATATATTCAAAGAATTAAAGCTAGATAAAATCTCAATAATTACAGAGTTAAATCGATGAAAAATTCTTTGACAGCTTTTATAATCTCTTTATTGGTACATATTTCAGTTTTTGCAGCAATTTTATATACTCCAATACAAATAAAAGAGAAAGAGACCGTTATTTTGAGTATGAATATGATAAGTGAAATTGTTCAGACGAAAAAACAGGTTGAACAAAAACAAGAAGTAACGACAAAAAAGCAAAAGAAGCAAGTAGAAGAGAAAAAAATTGAAAAAATTCAAAAAAAAGTTGAGCCCGTAAAAAAAGAGCCTAAGCCTGTAAAAAAAATAAAAAAGCCTAAACTAAAGAAAAAAATAGTAAAAAAAGAACCAAAAAAAGAGATAAAAAAACCTGTACAAAAAGTAAGAAAAGAGAAACCTGTAGAAGAGGTGAAAAAAGAACCTGTTGAAAAAATCACCTCACAAAAAAAACAAGAAGAGAGTATAAAAAGAGTTAAAAGCGGAGAGAACTATCAAGAAAAATATATTAAAACAAATCTTGAAAGTATAATTGCAGCAATTAAAAAACACAAAAATTACCCTTATTTGGCAAAAAAACGCGGATTTGAAGGGAAAGTAGTAATTCAGTGTACGATTATGGCAAACGGTAAGATAAAAGATATAAAAATTATAGATGAATGTAAATATGATATCTTAAATAAAAACAGTATAAAAATTTTAAAACTTGCATCAAAAGAGTTTGAAGCGCCTAAAAAAGATGTCCAACTAACAATCCCTTTTAATTATTACCTCAACTAACTCTTCTGCTTCTCAAGATTAAAAAATCTTTTTATATGTATGACAATAGGGAGTTTTCCCTGTCTTTGCATAATAATCTTGATGATACTCCTCTGCTTCATAAAATTTTGAAGCTTCATATAAAGAGGTAGCAACTTTATACCCTTTATCCTCTAATTGGTCTATTAACTCCAAAGCTGCTTGTTTTTGTTTTTCATCTACATAAAATATGGCAGAGAGATATTGATTTCCTATATCCGGCCCTTGACCGTCTGTTTGAGTAAAATTATGAATCTCAAAAAAATGTTTTGCCAACTCTTTAAAAGAGACAACGCATTCATCATACTCTACCCTGACTGTCTCCAAATGCCCCGTCATCCCCGTACAAACTGCCTGATAAGTCGGATTTTCAAAATGTCCGCCCATATAACCTGAAACAGCAGAATGAACGCCTCTGAATTTTTCAAATTGATGTTCAACACCCCAAAAACATCCGGCTGCAAAATATGCAAAAGCATGCTCTTCACAACACTTTTCTTTATCTTCAAATTTTAAGGAAATAGAATTAACACAGTGTCTTGTATCTTTAGAAGTGAAACCTTCTCCTTCAAATACATGTCCAAGATGAGCACCGCAAGAAGCGCAGACAATTTCAGTTCTTCTTCCGTCTTTATCGGGAACTCTTTTTACGGCTCCTTTGATTTCATCATCGAAACTAGGCCAACCGCAACCTGAAGTAAATTTACTTTCAGATTTATACAAAGGTGCATTACACTTTTTACAAAGATACGTCCCTTCTTTATAAAAATCATTGTATTTACCTGAAAAAGGTCTTTCTGTTCCTTTATGTTCTATTACGTATGACTCTTCGGGGCTTAATTCATTATATTTCATTTTTTCCTCAAAATTGTAAAATTTAAGGAATTCTAGCCAAAGAAAAACAAAGGCAGGATTAATTTAATATATAGTTTTTTGTTTTAATTGATTTTAAATATTTCTACTTTTTTTATAAAAAATATTTCATAGAAGCAGAATTTTACAAAACTTTAAAACTCTCTTCTACAAGCACTTTTTCGTCAAATAAAATTTTTCCTAAAAAAGTATCTCCTACTTTAAACTCTCCCACACCTTTTGGCGTTCCGCTCATCAAAATATCTCCGTCTTCAAAAGATAAAAAAGTATTTGCCTCTTTTATAATTTGTTCTGGTTTATTTATCATTAAAGAGTAACCGCCTTTTTGTTTTAATTCACCGTTTATATAAAGTTCGATTGAAAGTTTTGTAATATCGTCGTCAAAAGGAACAAACTTTGAAAAAACAGCTGAATTGTCAAAAGCTTTTGCCCTTTCCCAAGGAAGACCTTTTTTCTTTAATTTACTTTGTACTTCTCTTAACGTAAGGTCTAAACCAAAAGCTACGGCACTTATTTTATTCTCTTCAAGTAAAAAAGATATTTCAGCTTCATAATGACAGGTTTTATGCCCTTTAGGAAAAACCAATTTATCACTGACTGCTGAATTTGGTTTTATAAAAAACACCATTTCATCGGGAGTTTCATTATTAAGCTCTTTTATATGTTCAGTATAGTTTCTTCCTATACATACTACTTTTGAAGGATATATTGACTGATTATCCAAAATTATATGATTCATATTTTACCTTTTGCAATATTGTAATATAATAGTTTTCAATATTATATCTAAAGGTTTTATAAATGAAAGAGAATTTATTAATAGTTTGGTCAAGTGGTGATAAAGAGGTTGCAAACAAATTTCCTCTGCTTTACTCATCTGTTGTTTTGCAAAGAGAGTATTGGAAAAAATGCCATCTTATGTTATGGGGTCCTTCAATTCTTTTAGCAAAAAAAAATAAAAAAATTCAAAAACAGTTAAAAAAAATACTAGAAACAGGGGTATCAATGAGTGCTTGTACCGTATGTGTGGATGATTATAAAGCAAATAAAAAATTGGAAAAATTAAATATCCAAATCAATCATACGGGAGAACTTTTAACAGAAGCATTAAAAGATGAAGCTTGGGCTGTAATGACTATTTAAAACTTTTTTAATAAGTCATTTATTATAACAGCTGTCAAGCCCCAGATTATTTCACCTTTGTAATTATATACCCAAACTTTATGACGTCTGTGTCCCCAGGGTTTATGATAAGTTTTGGGTAAGCCCAACTCTTCTACGGGGAAGAGGACAACTTTTTCTCCGTTTTCATCTATTGTATAAGGATGAACTTCATATTTTAAAGTATATTCAACGGGAGGATTTTTTTTAAAAAAATCTATTGGTATCAAAAAAGTTTTTTCAACCTCATTTTTATCAACTTTCATCTTCTTTAAAGCCCTTTTTTTTACTCTTGCGACAAAAGGTTCTACAAGTGCACCGATCGGTGCTACGTAACTGTCAAGCTGACCGAATATTTTTATATCTTTTTTCTTGATTCCAAGCTCTTCATCAATCTCTCTTAAAGCTGTGTGTTTAAAAGATTTATCTTCTTTTTCATAACCTCCGCCGGGAAAACATATATCTCCGCCTTGCCTTATATTTTTTGCTCTTTTTTGAAAAAGAAGATAATACTTTTTATCAATTTTTATAATAGGAATAAGAACAGCCGAATTAAAATATCTCTCTCTTGCCATTACACTTGGATTTTCAGGCAAATTTTTTATTAACTTTTTAAAATCTTTTTTATTCATTTTTACTCTCAAACTAAAATATATAATATATTAAAGCTTTTATTATAGCCTATTTTAGGCTCAACTTCTTTTTTGGATGTTTATATTTTATGGATTGTTTATTATTATGCTTTTAATTTTATTATAAAAGATGCCCCTTTATAAGCTCTATTTTCAAAAGTATATTTTACGTTTTTTGCCTCTAAGGTACCTTTTATATGTTTATCAATAATCTCTTTGCACATATACAACCCTATTCCAGTACCGTGATATTGATGTTTTGTCGTAAAATAAGGATCAAAAATTTTATCCATTATTTCTTTTTTGATTCCTCCTGCATTATCTTTTATCTCAATAGTTACTTCATCGTTGTTTACTTTTGCTTCTATAAAAATATACATTTTATCTAAGCTTGCTTCTTTAAAAGCATCTCTTGAATTATTTATTATATTTATTAAAATTTGAATAAACTCATTTTGAAAACTATTTATAGAAATATCATCGACATTTTTAATAACTTCTATCTCTTTATCATCAACATTACAATTAAAAATACCCAAAGTTTTTTCTATAACATCATCTAATTTAAAGACTTCTTTGTTTTTATTGGGTTTAAAATAGTGCATAAAATCATCAATAGTATTCGATAAATGTGCAGTAGTCGTAATTATTTTGTCCAAAGTTTCATCTAACATTTTATCATCAAGTTTTCCGTCTATCTCTTTTTTTACTTTTAGTCCGCTTGCCCCTGTTGAGATTATAGATAAAGGCTGTCTCCACTGATGGGCAATATTTTGAATCATCTCTCCCATTGCTGCAAATTTTGACTGTTTTGATAAAACTGCATCTTTTTTTAAGTTCTCTTCAACCTCTTTTTTTACCCTTTTTTCAAGGTCTGCATTTATTTTTTGTAACTCTTTTGTTTTCTCTTTTACCATTAATTGTAAAGTATCATTCATCTTTCTAAGAAGTCTCTGTTTATAAATGATAAAAGAGATAATCACCAAAAAGATAATAAGTATTTTCCAGATTAAATCATTATCAAACTCTTTTTTATACTCAATAGTAAGCCACTTTTGAAGAATTTCATCTTTTTTCTCTTTTGAAATAGAATCTACTGCTTTTTCTAAAATTTTATACAAAATAAAATCATCTTTTTTTATAGCTATAGAAAGAGGAACAGAGAGATTCAGTTTTGCGGATATTTTTAACTTTTCAAACTCATTTTCCTGAATTTTATCCCAAGAAGTTAAGAGTAAATCTATATGACCGAAGAGTTCTCCTTTTTTGATTTTTTCAATACTCTCTTCTATACTGTTTACATCTACAAAGTTATGGTTGGGATATTTGTTTTTCAAAGTTTTATTAAAAGAGTAGTACTTATATATTCCTATTTTTTGATCTTTTAAAACAGTAATATCATCAACAAAACCCCTATTATCTTTTGTAATAAGAACCAAAGAGATATCAATAAACGGTTTAGTAAAATTTGCAAAATCCCTTCTCGTTTTTATATCTTCTGCCGAAGAGAGAATATCGCATTTCCCGCTTTTTAGATACTCTAAGCTCTCTTTAAAAGAAGATGTTCTTACAAGATTAAATTTAAAAGAAGTTCTTTTTTCGATAAGTTTTATATAATCTGCGACAAAACCTTTAAATTCGCCTGTTTTTCCAATAAAACTATAAGGTTTGATATTAGGGATTACGCACATATTGATTTTTTTATTGTTATTTAAATATGTATACTCTTCTTTATTTAAAAAAATTTCAGAACTGTTTTTTAATAAAAGTTTTTTTACATCTATTTGTTTGTCAATTAAACCTAATACATTATATAAATCATATATTCTTTGTATTTTCTCAAGTTTTATCTCTCCTAATTTTTCTTTTGCAGGATATGCCAAATCCCTTAAAACTTTTCCCTCATATTTAATAGCATCCAAACTTAGATTTTGTTCATTATATTTATCAAAAATCAACCGGGAAGTTTCATCAATATTTGAAAAAGCATATTTCCAGCCTTTTAATGCCGCCTCTTTAAAAGCCAATACTGTTTGCAGATTATTTTTTACTAAATCTTCATTTGTGATTAAGAAGTCGCTATACATATCAAAACCGTAATCTTTTGGAGAAAAAATATTATATTTGATATTCATTTTCTTTAGATTATAAGGGGACTTTGAAACATATGCCGACATAATATCGACTTTACCGTTGATTAGATCATTTATATTATGAGTATGTTTTATAAAGTTCAAAGTTTTAAAATCAAGATTTTTTGATTGAAGCATAGCTTTTATCGAGATTTCACTTGCATCATCAACTGTTGTCATTATTTTTTTGTTTTTAAATTTTTCAATAGAGTCTATACCCGATTTTTTTAAAGATAGAAGAGCTAAAGGAGAATCTTGGAAAAGAGCATATAAAGCAACAACTTTTTTGCCTGCAACCCTGTCAAGAATCAAAGTTTCCCTGGCTATAGAAAAATCTGCTTTTTTTGAGTCTACATCTAAAACGGCATTTATGCCGAAATGAAAAGGTTTAATAGTAACATCTAAACCGTAATCTTTGAAATAACCTTTCTGTTTTGCTACATAATAACCGGCAAATTGAAATTGATTGAACCATGAGAGTTGAAGAGTTACTTTCTTTAACTCTTCAGCATTTAAGAAGCTAATTAAAAATAAAAAAATAGTTAAAATATACTTGATTTTATACATATTAAAAACCTAAAAATAATATTTCCCAATATTATCCAAAGATTCATAAAAGCTGTATTTATCAGTATTTAATACTTTTTATGGCTTCAATCATTGTTCTAACAACTTTTCTAAGCTCTTCTTCACTTATGATATAAGATACAATAGAGTATATAAGTTTTCCAAAAGGTCTTATCCAGACACCGTGATTAACACAATAGTTCTGAATCTCTTCTGCATAAAAGCTCTCTTTTAACTCAATTACGCCTATTACTCCTATATTTCTAATATCTTCTACAAGTTCCAAATCTTTTGCTTTTTCAAGTTCTTGAGAAAATATTTTTTCAATATTTTGAACTCTTTGCTGCCAAGGTGATTCAAGTAATAAATCTATACTCTCAATAGCAACACTGCATGCAAGTGGATTTCCCATAAAAGTAGGTCCATGCATTAAAGCGCCTAAAGAAGAATTAGAAATTGTATCACTTATTTTTTTGGTAGTAATCATTGCAGCCATCGTCATATAACCGCCTGTCAAACCTTTTCCTACAGTCATAATATCAGGTTTAACCCCTGCCCACTCGCAAGCAAACATCTTACCTGTATGACCAAATCCCGTTGCTATTTCATCTGCTATCATAATTAAATCGTATTCATCGCAAAGTTCTCTAACTCTTTTTACATATAAAGGATTATAGATTCTCATTCCTCCTGCACCTTGAACCACAGGTTCGATAATAATCCCAGCACACTTGGAATGATGAAGTTTTACTTTTTCTTCCAAATCTTTTATCGATTCACTGCAATCTGCATCAAATCCCATTTTTGGTGCTTTTGTAAAAATATGTTTAGGTAAATAAGAGCCATAGATAGAGTGCATTGAGTTTTGAGGATCACATACACTCATTGCTGCTAGTGTATCTCCGTGATAGGCGTGTTCTAAAGCTATAAACTTATATCTTTTTTTTCCTAATGCTTCTTGATACTGTATAGCAGTTTTTAATGCAACTTCAACGGAAACAGAACCTGAATCACATAAAAATACGCTGTGAAGTCCTGTTAAGTCAACCAATTTTTTAGATAGTATTGCTGCTTTTTCATGGGTTAATCCACCAAACATAATATGAGGCATAATCTCAATTTGTTTTTTTAAAGCATTATTTAATTTTTCATTATTATATCCATGAATAGCACTCCACCAAGAACTCATTCCGTCAACAAGTTCGAATCCATCTTCTAATATAATTTTTGTTTTATCTGTTTTTTTTACCGCTAAGATAGATGTTTTTGAAGGAAGTGAATTATATGGATGCCAGACATACTCTTTGTCTATATCTTGCCAATTCATATAAATCCTTATATTAATAAATCATAAAAGTATAACTAAAAAGCGGTATTTAACCGCTTATAGTATTATTTTTGTTTTTTTAACTCTTTTCTAACTAAAATTGCTCCAAAAGTAATTAGAAAATAGCATAAAAGCTCTGTTCCTTCTTCTATTATAATTTTAACTCTGTAGACATAATTTACTGCCATAATATCTTTCCATAATGAACCCATTCCTATCAAACGAGAGTAAAAAAGAAGTAATATTGTTCCTATGATTACAACTTTCATAGCTCTTATTTCAAGAATGTCAGCCATCTGATTTAAACCTTTTCTCCAATCTTTAAAAGCATAATATAAAGCAGAAAAAGTGACCAACAAAGCAGGAACAACCCAAAACCCGTGGTAAACCAAATCAAAAAGAAAATCCAACTCTCTTATAAAAACTACTACAAAAAAGCATCCGATTAAAACGCTTGCTTGTTTTAACTCTTTTTTTTCAAAAGAGAGTTTAATAAATGAATATATAGTTATTAAAACTAAAAAAAGTTGAGTTATCTCAGTTAGAGTTTGCTCTCCGCTTACTATGCTAAAGTTAGTTATATAGTGCGCATCTATACGAATAATTCCGTTTACTAAAAGAATTATAAAAATAAGTCCAAGTATAAATTTTAGATTATCTAAAATTATTGTTTTTGTATTTCTGTTAATTTTTGATGTTATTTCATCATTATTTGAAATGTTTTTCTTCATTCTGTTTCCCCTTAAAAAATTTTGTGTGTGTGATGTGTGTGTAAGTTTTAATAAGAGTAGATAAATAATAAATTTATTATTCTACAAAGAAGTCTTATTCTTCATAATATAATCTTTATACTCTTATAGAAATATAAAAATTATTCTATTTATGGATAATTTTTATAAATAGTTACTAATCTTCATCTATAAAGGTAAAAGTTTTATTGAATGTTCTCTCTTATAAGCTCTATGATTTTTTTGGCACTTTGTTTTGAACCGTATAGTGAACTGTCAAGTGTAAGATGATAATTTGAAGCATCTCTCCACTCTTTATTAGTAAAATGTATACAATAGTTTGCACGCTCTTTATCTGATTCTTCTAACTCTTTGTTCCCTACAGCAGGAGTTACATGATATTCATTATTTATTTTATTTTTTCTATATTCATCATTGGCATGAACAAATATATTTATACAATTTGGGTGATCTTTTAATATAAAGTTTGCACAACGTCCGACTATAACACAAGACTCTTTCATACAGATATCTCTTATAATTTTACTTTGTACTAAAAATAAAACATCTTTAGGCGGCAATTCATCATTTACATAAGCGTAGTTTTGTTCATATAAATCATATAATAAAGAGTTTGTAAGTTTTTGTTCATTTTCCTGAATATAGTCTAAAGTATAACCCGTGTTTTGTGCTGTAAGTTTAATAAGGTCTTTATCATAAAATCCTATATTTAACTCTTTTGCTATAAGTTTTCCGATTTCATGCCCTCCACTTCCGTACTCTCTTGAAATAGTTATTACAAATTTATTTGTACTTTGCATTTGCACTTTTTCTTCAATAGTTTCAACTATTGAAGGAGCGAGCCATTTATCTAAAACAGGTAAAGTATTACTAAAAAATCTTATAATTGCACCCACACTCAAAGCAGCTATTATACTACCTTCTCTAACTCCTTCTAAAGTACCCAATAAAATAAAAGAGCTTGCAGTTCCTATTAGTACCATTGAAGTATCTAATGTTATTTTTACTTTTCCAAACTCTTTTTTGAATCTATGAATAATGGCTATAACTAAACCGTCAAGAGGCAAATAAGTAAGCCTTGTCTTTATAAGTACAAATATCCCAAATGCCAGAACGACACAACCGACTAAACATAAAATAAGCTTTTGAAGATAATTTGCGGGATTTAGATCTGCAAGTAAATACATCGTAATATCAATACAATAACCAAAGACTATAACAACGGGAAGTTGTATAAGTTGTGAAAATTTATACTCTTTCCCCAAAACTATCATCTGAAAAAGAATAAATAAAAAGTTAAAAATAATTGTAATTTCACCTAAAGTAAAAGGTAATTTTAGACTATATACATAAGGTATACATGAAATAGGAGAAACACCCAATTGCGCTCTAACAGACAAAGATACACCTAAAGCCATAATAAATAAACCTATAACAAAAACCGACACTCGTTTTACAATATTCGTATTTAATATCTTCTCTTTTTGTAACATCAAACTATCTTCTTTCTTCTAATTAAACTGTATGGGTATATATCTATTGAAAGTTTTTAATAAATTTCTAATTTCAACACTACACTTTTCGTTAGATTATAATATTAAGTCTTATTACAAACTATTAGGAAGAAATTTATCTTTTTATAATCTCTCTACCCAAAGTTCCAAAGTTCTATCAGGAATAAAATATTTATCTTCGTTTTTGTCTATTAATTCTTTATTAAAAAGTGTATTAATAGAAGATTGCAAAGTCTGTTTTTTGATATTATACTGCT
It encodes the following:
- a CDS encoding TonB-dependent receptor, coding for MKITHTSLIASLLFSSALFADENYKLKEISIVDKTNKTMQDIAYEQMNEPTVPTASSTLSTETFTQKDIEEIKPKNVYEILNNAQSVNISQMGRKHPYTISFRGSSSGVGSSAFGIILDGALLSDNSAMRILEVLPPETIQSLQIVRDSTALSLAPIQSFANPNGSTLQGFIVIKTKQPTQNGGGMKLSYETFNTKKGNAYYGGKSGDLYYMAAVNGIDTEGKDGFNMANEGGSAFLKTGLAKDDFNIELNVFYSRYFQEIQTNNSPLSGAYDVYWKYEPFENRLVSLSMAKNWSQNQITNITLSHAKASWDHDQDTTGDTDSYFVGTQKNDSIDIKHTMKLSDTILKVGGQAIWYDAPNGELFYEGRERKEQIYGAFVQAEHFISDKLVIDEAIRIDKKHTDKLYEIYAPSMEVNKKIKMGLLQLTTIDDQWSKAAVNMALGALYKLDDNNSLSAKFAYSTYSPVDGSTNSEGGSLEDEEQFKYEIGFENVLGNLTSKMNIFYYDIRNLKFAEYGVSLDNPVTFYQEDQKRWGTEISFDGRIDNFSYLLNYAFVKTNYKDEEIPNHLVSAKLGYTYENITSNVLVKYVSNYESNFLVKDGSYHEVGDFTTLDASIDYHHKLYSHDATVSVYGKNITDQEYSTKVGWENVGSIFGVSYAINF
- a CDS encoding NUDIX hydrolase; amino-acid sequence: MNKKDFKKLIKNLPENPSVMARERYFNSAVLIPIIKIDKKYYLLFQKRAKNIRQGGDICFPGGGYEKEDKSFKHTALREIDEELGIKKKDIKIFGQLDSYVAPIGALVEPFVARVKKRALKKMKVDKNEVEKTFLIPIDFFKKNPPVEYTLKYEVHPYTIDENGEKVVLFPVEELGLPKTYHKPWGHRRHKVWVYNYKGEIIWGLTAVIINDLLKKF
- a CDS encoding ExbD/TolR family protein, which gives rise to MRIKKFDSMNVIPFIDIMLVLLAIVLTFSTFIAQGRIELTLPKSNTTEQVDIKLKEIAIDAKGQILYEDEVIELDKLKEVLEQLPKNTNISLRADENTPFKLFVQVIDIFKELKLDKISIITELNR
- a CDS encoding class I SAM-dependent methyltransferase: MNMKKEKRKTSPNGFDKIVREIFAPIYPAIAKQILEKTNLVEGKCLDAGCGTGALGRALAKYSKMELIFFDKSQDMLELTKKYVKEEKLEKRSSFLLGDIHKIPYEDESLDLIISRGSNPFWEDWEQAYKEIYRVLKKGGKTYIGCGFGSKKLYDEVMGKMKEENPNWKHPEFEDLQTKKESLPKIMQQLKPSKFEIIDNESGFWLFMEK
- a CDS encoding fumarylacetoacetate hydrolase family protein, which codes for MNHIILDNQSIYPSKVVCIGRNYTEHIKELNNETPDEMVFFIKPNSAVSDKLVFPKGHKTCHYEAEISFLLEENKISAVAFGLDLTLREVQSKLKKKGLPWERAKAFDNSAVFSKFVPFDDDITKLSIELYINGELKQKGGYSLMINKPEQIIKEANTFLSFEDGDILMSGTPKGVGEFKVGDTFLGKILFDEKVLVEESFKVL
- a CDS encoding bifunctional methionine sulfoxide reductase B/A protein; amino-acid sequence: MKYNELSPEESYVIEHKGTERPFSGKYNDFYKEGTYLCKKCNAPLYKSESKFTSGCGWPSFDDEIKGAVKRVPDKDGRRTEIVCASCGAHLGHVFEGEGFTSKDTRHCVNSISLKFEDKEKCCEEHAFAYFAAGCFWGVEHQFEKFRGVHSAVSGYMGGHFENPTYQAVCTGMTGHLETVRVEYDECVVSFKELAKHFFEIHNFTQTDGQGPDIGNQYLSAIFYVDEKQKQAALELIDQLEDKGYKVATSLYEASKFYEAEEYHQDYYAKTGKTPYCHTYKKIF
- a CDS encoding energy transducer TonB, which encodes MKNSLTAFIISLLVHISVFAAILYTPIQIKEKETVILSMNMISEIVQTKKQVEQKQEVTTKKQKKQVEEKKIEKIQKKVEPVKKEPKPVKKIKKPKLKKKIVKKEPKKEIKKPVQKVRKEKPVEEVKKEPVEKITSQKKQEESIKRVKSGENYQEKYIKTNLESIIAAIKKHKNYPYLAKKRGFEGKVVIQCTIMANGKIKDIKIIDECKYDILNKNSIKILKLASKEFEAPKKDVQLTIPFNYYLN
- the exbB gene encoding TonB-system energizer ExbB, which gives rise to MIDTIKLYMEYSIMGVLAFMSFLTLWFTLERYFFLSKVKIEEFKKKGELENTLTNNLTTISTIASNAPYIGLFGTVCGIMITFYKISESSNFDTSSVMLGLALALKATAFGILVAIFATIVYNGLARKVEVLMTKWEDLNEN
- a CDS encoding DsrE family protein, with the protein product MKENLLIVWSSGDKEVANKFPLLYSSVVLQREYWKKCHLMLWGPSILLAKKNKKIQKQLKKILETGVSMSACTVCVDDYKANKKLEKLNIQINHTGELLTEALKDEAWAVMTI